Proteins from a single region of Streptomyces glaucescens:
- a CDS encoding cation acetate symporter, with the protein MNSNYAVPAVALVVLATVLVGAFGLRISRTTSDFYVASRTVGPRLNAAAISGEYLSAASFLGIAGLVLVQGPDMLWYPVGYTAGYVVLLLFVAAPLRRSGAYTLPDFAEARLASQAVRRLAGAFVVGVGWLYLLPQLQGAGLTLTVLTGAPGWLGGIIVAVVVTAIVAAGGMRSITFVQAFQYWLKLTALLVPAFFLLLAWQADGAPRRPFDEPPGFRQQRAVRVDTTLDLRLQRPLTVTVDGTVDGRAHDGTELRLPAGTHRVEQGTRLTFAPGTPVPTADRGGAAGMSASLAAGREERPLYATYGLILATFLGTMGLPHVVVRFYTSPHGVAARRTTVAVLALIGAFYLLPPVYGALGRLYAPELTLSGDADAAVLLLPGRMIGGVAGDLLGALLAGGAFAAFLSTASGLAMAVAGVLTQDVLPARGVRHFRLGTLLAMAVPLAASVLVGGLPVADAVGLAFAVSASSFCPLLVLGIWWRRLTPPGAAAGMLVGGGSAFAAVAATMAGFPGGGPLHALLAWPALWSVPLGFLTMILVSLATPARVPAGTAAILARFHLPEQLRTEVKA; encoded by the coding sequence ATGAACTCGAACTACGCCGTCCCCGCCGTCGCGCTCGTCGTGCTCGCCACCGTCCTCGTCGGCGCCTTCGGCCTGCGCATCTCCCGCACCACCTCCGACTTCTACGTCGCCTCCCGCACCGTCGGCCCCCGCCTGAACGCCGCCGCCATCAGCGGCGAGTACCTGTCCGCCGCCTCCTTCCTCGGCATCGCCGGCCTGGTCCTCGTCCAGGGCCCGGACATGCTCTGGTACCCGGTCGGCTACACCGCCGGTTACGTCGTCCTGCTGCTCTTCGTCGCCGCCCCGCTGCGCCGCTCCGGCGCCTACACGCTGCCCGACTTCGCCGAGGCCCGGCTCGCCTCGCAGGCGGTGCGGCGGCTCGCGGGCGCCTTCGTCGTCGGCGTCGGCTGGCTCTACCTGCTGCCCCAGCTCCAGGGCGCGGGACTCACCCTCACCGTGCTGACCGGGGCGCCCGGCTGGCTCGGCGGGATCATCGTCGCGGTCGTCGTCACCGCCATCGTCGCCGCGGGCGGCATGCGCAGCATCACCTTCGTCCAGGCCTTCCAGTACTGGCTGAAACTGACCGCCCTGCTCGTCCCCGCCTTCTTCCTGCTCCTCGCCTGGCAGGCCGATGGCGCCCCCCGCCGCCCCTTCGACGAGCCGCCCGGCTTCCGCCAGCAGCGCGCCGTGCGCGTCGACACCACCCTCGACCTGCGCCTGCAGCGGCCCCTGACGGTCACCGTCGACGGCACCGTGGACGGCCGCGCCCACGACGGCACGGAGCTCCGCCTGCCGGCCGGGACGCACCGCGTGGAGCAGGGCACCCGCCTCACCTTCGCCCCGGGCACCCCCGTCCCCACGGCCGACCGCGGCGGCGCCGCCGGCATGTCGGCCTCGCTCGCCGCGGGCCGCGAGGAACGCCCGCTGTACGCCACGTACGGGCTGATCCTCGCCACCTTCCTCGGCACCATGGGCCTGCCCCACGTGGTCGTCCGCTTCTACACCAGCCCGCACGGCGTCGCCGCCCGCCGCACCACCGTCGCCGTCCTCGCCCTGATCGGCGCCTTCTACCTGCTGCCCCCGGTCTACGGCGCGCTGGGCCGCCTCTACGCCCCGGAACTCACCCTCAGCGGCGACGCCGACGCCGCCGTCCTGCTGCTGCCCGGCCGCATGATCGGCGGCGTCGCCGGCGACCTGCTCGGCGCGCTGCTCGCCGGCGGCGCCTTCGCCGCGTTCCTGTCCACCGCCTCGGGGCTCGCCATGGCCGTCGCCGGAGTGCTCACCCAGGACGTGCTGCCGGCGCGCGGCGTACGGCACTTCCGGCTCGGCACCCTGCTCGCCATGGCCGTCCCGCTCGCGGCGAGCGTCCTGGTGGGCGGACTGCCCGTGGCCGACGCGGTCGGCCTCGCCTTCGCCGTCTCGGCGTCCTCCTTCTGCCCGCTGCTCGTCCTCGGCATCTGGTGGCGGCGGCTCACCCCGCCCGGTGCGGCCGCCGGGATGCTGGTCGGCGGCGGCTCCGCGTTCGCCGCCGTCGCGGCCACCATGGCGGGCTTCCCCGGCGGCGGCCCGCTGCACGCCCTGCTGGCCTGGCCCGCCCTGTGGTCGGTGCCGCTCGGCTTCCTCACCATGATCCTGGTCTCGCTCGCCACCCCGGCCCGGGTCCCGGCCGGTACCGCGGCCATCCTGGCCCGCTTCCACCTGCCGGAACAGCTGCGCACGGAGGTGAAGGCGTGA
- the ddaH gene encoding dimethylargininase: MSDSRVPRRRRFLVCEPRHFAVQYAINPWMHPDVRVDVDLAREQWQKLIAAYRAHGHTVDRVEPVAGLPDMVFAANSALVVGGRVFGSLFHAPERRPESVHYESWFKTAGYDVHRPESVCEGEGDLVWTGRYVLAGTGFRTTREAHREAQEFFGHPVISLTLVDPYFYHLDTALFVLDDSAGGNNIVYYPEAFSPGSREVLKRLYPDAVLATRDDAMAFGLNSVSDGRHVFIAPRAEALAARLDDHGYVPVPVDLSEFHKAGGGIKCCTQEIRS; encoded by the coding sequence GTGTCCGACAGCCGTGTGCCGCGCCGACGGCGTTTCCTCGTCTGCGAACCCAGACACTTCGCCGTGCAGTACGCGATCAACCCCTGGATGCACCCCGATGTCCGCGTCGACGTCGACCTCGCGCGGGAGCAGTGGCAGAAGCTGATCGCCGCCTACCGCGCCCACGGCCACACGGTCGACCGGGTGGAGCCGGTGGCGGGCCTGCCGGACATGGTCTTCGCGGCCAACTCGGCGCTCGTCGTCGGCGGGCGGGTCTTCGGCTCGCTCTTCCACGCGCCCGAACGCCGTCCGGAGTCCGTGCACTACGAGTCCTGGTTCAAGACGGCGGGCTACGACGTCCACCGGCCGGAGTCGGTGTGCGAGGGTGAGGGCGACCTGGTGTGGACGGGCCGGTACGTGCTGGCCGGCACCGGGTTCCGCACCACCCGGGAGGCGCACCGCGAGGCGCAGGAGTTCTTCGGCCACCCGGTGATCAGCCTGACCCTGGTGGACCCGTACTTCTACCACCTGGACACGGCGCTGTTCGTGCTCGACGACTCCGCCGGCGGGAACAACATCGTGTACTACCCGGAGGCGTTCTCGCCGGGCAGCCGCGAGGTGCTGAAGCGGCTGTACCCGGACGCGGTGCTCGCCACCCGCGACGACGCGATGGCGTTCGGCCTCAACTCCGTCTCCGACGGCCGCCACGTCTTCATCGCCCCGCGGGCCGAGGCGCTGGCCGCCCGGCTCGACGACCACGGCTATGTCCCCGTCCCCGTCGACCTGTCGGAGTTCCACAAGGCCGGCGGCGGCATCAAGTGCTGCACTCAGGAGATCCGTTCATGA
- the rocD gene encoding ornithine--oxo-acid transaminase translates to MTAPARTTRDSAELIAAEEPVLAHNYHPLPVVVARAEGAWVEDVEGRRYLDMLAGYSALNFGHRHPDLVDAAHRQLDRLTLTSRAFHNDRLALFAERLAALTGQDMVLPMNTGAEAVESGIKVARKWAYDVKGVPADRATIVVAAENFHGRTTTIVSFSTDEVARGGFGPFTPGFRVVPYNDLAALEAAVDETTAAVLIEPIQGEAGVVIPDDGYLAGVRELTRRAGCLFIADEIQSGLGRTGRTLAVEHEDVVPDVVLLGKALGGGIVPVSAVVARREVLGVLHPGEHGSTFGGNPLAAAVGTAVVGLLEGGEFQRRAAELGVVLRDGLSELTGKGVAGFRARGLWAGVDVDPAIGTGREISERLMREGVLVKDTHGSTIRLAPPLTVTEEELRTALGSLEKVLARG, encoded by the coding sequence ATGACCGCACCCGCCCGCACCACCCGCGACTCCGCCGAGCTGATCGCCGCCGAGGAGCCCGTCCTCGCGCACAACTACCACCCGCTGCCCGTGGTGGTGGCCCGGGCCGAGGGCGCCTGGGTGGAGGACGTCGAGGGCCGCCGCTACCTGGACATGCTGGCCGGCTACTCGGCGCTCAACTTCGGCCACCGCCACCCGGATCTCGTCGACGCCGCCCACCGCCAGCTGGACCGTCTCACGCTCACCTCCCGCGCCTTCCACAACGACCGGCTCGCCCTGTTCGCCGAGCGTCTGGCCGCGCTGACCGGGCAGGACATGGTGCTGCCGATGAACACCGGCGCGGAGGCCGTGGAGAGCGGCATCAAGGTGGCCCGCAAGTGGGCGTACGACGTCAAGGGCGTGCCCGCCGACCGGGCGACGATCGTGGTCGCGGCGGAGAACTTCCACGGCCGGACGACGACGATCGTCAGCTTCTCCACGGACGAGGTGGCCCGCGGCGGCTTCGGCCCGTTCACGCCCGGGTTCCGGGTCGTCCCGTACAACGACCTGGCGGCGCTGGAGGCGGCGGTCGACGAGACCACGGCGGCGGTGCTGATCGAGCCGATCCAGGGCGAGGCGGGCGTCGTCATCCCCGACGACGGCTATCTGGCCGGGGTGCGGGAGCTGACCCGCCGCGCGGGCTGTCTGTTCATCGCCGACGAGATCCAGAGCGGGCTCGGCCGCACCGGCCGTACCCTCGCCGTCGAGCACGAGGACGTCGTCCCGGACGTCGTGCTGCTCGGCAAGGCGCTGGGCGGCGGCATCGTGCCCGTGTCGGCGGTGGTCGCGCGCCGGGAGGTGCTGGGCGTGCTGCACCCGGGCGAGCACGGCTCGACGTTCGGCGGCAATCCGCTGGCCGCCGCCGTCGGCACGGCCGTCGTCGGTCTGCTGGAGGGCGGCGAGTTCCAGCGCCGGGCCGCCGAGCTGGGCGTGGTGCTGCGGGACGGGCTGAGCGAACTGACCGGCAAGGGCGTGGCCGGCTTCCGCGCGCGCGGTCTGTGGGCGGGCGTCGACGTCGACCCGGCCATCGGCACCGGCCGCGAGATCAGCGAGCGGCTGATGCGGGAGGGCGTCCTGGTCAAGGACACCCACGGCTCGACGATCCGCCTGGCGCCGCCGCTGACCGTCACCGAGGAGGAACTGCGCACCGCGCTGGGGTCGTTGGAGAAGGTCCTGGCGCGGGGCTGA
- a CDS encoding FAD-dependent monooxygenase yields the protein MRITVAGAGIAGLATAVSLHAAGFHDVTVFEADPGLRPHGLGLNILPNAVRELDELGLLDAVRQRAVRTRELAMYNPRGTLVWREDRGLAAGYRWPQLSVSRARLVHVLAAETRRRLGDGAVVTDARLVGLDRTPGRTRAVFTSRDGTTRTVETDLLIGADGIRSAVRAALHPGEGPPPTNGMTMYRGTVWARPFLTGESMAVLGDDRRRLVLYPIDRDDTTHTTLINWVAAFPDERPAADPAEMREHILRHLGDWAPPGVNLAALVEGTPDIQRYPMIDRDPLPRWTFGGVTLLGDAAHAMYPAGSNGATQAVIDARVLAWHLARHPDDPGTALRAYEAERRPQMTELQRSNRSLGPERVLTMAHQRAPGGFADVRDVFSEEELAEISRGYAVTGKFDQDWVNTRPSLSVGGAR from the coding sequence ATGAGGATCACCGTCGCCGGTGCCGGGATAGCCGGACTCGCCACCGCGGTCAGTCTCCACGCGGCCGGATTCCACGACGTCACCGTCTTCGAGGCCGACCCAGGGCTGCGCCCGCACGGACTGGGACTGAACATCCTGCCCAACGCCGTGCGCGAGCTGGACGAACTCGGACTGCTGGACGCGGTGCGGCAACGGGCCGTCCGCACGCGGGAACTGGCGATGTACAACCCGCGCGGCACCCTGGTGTGGCGGGAGGACCGCGGCCTGGCGGCCGGCTACCGGTGGCCGCAGCTGTCCGTGTCACGGGCCCGGCTGGTGCACGTGCTGGCCGCGGAGACTCGACGCCGCCTCGGTGACGGCGCGGTCGTCACCGACGCCCGGCTCGTCGGCCTGGACCGCACTCCCGGCCGGACCCGCGCGGTCTTCACGAGCCGGGACGGCACCACGAGGACCGTCGAGACGGATCTGCTCATCGGCGCCGACGGCATTCGCTCCGCCGTGCGAGCGGCGCTCCACCCCGGCGAGGGACCGCCGCCGACGAACGGCATGACGATGTACCGGGGAACCGTCTGGGCACGGCCGTTCCTGACCGGGGAGTCCATGGCCGTCCTGGGGGACGACCGGAGGCGCCTCGTCCTCTACCCGATCGACCGGGACGACACCACGCACACGACCCTCATCAACTGGGTGGCCGCCTTCCCCGACGAGCGGCCCGCCGCGGACCCCGCGGAGATGCGCGAGCACATCCTGCGTCACCTCGGCGACTGGGCACCACCCGGGGTGAACCTGGCGGCGCTGGTCGAGGGCACACCGGACATCCAGCGCTACCCGATGATCGACCGGGACCCCCTCCCGCGGTGGACGTTCGGCGGCGTGACCCTCCTCGGCGACGCCGCGCACGCCATGTATCCCGCCGGGTCCAACGGAGCCACCCAGGCCGTCATCGACGCACGCGTGCTCGCCTGGCACCTCGCCCGCCACCCCGACGACCCCGGCACGGCCCTGCGGGCCTACGAAGCGGAACGCCGGCCGCAGATGACGGAACTGCAGCGGAGCAACCGCTCCCTGGGCCCGGAAAGGGTACTCACGATGGCGCACCAGAGAGCCCCCGGCGGATTCGCCGACGTACGGGACGTCTTCAGCGAGGAGGAACTCGCGGAGATCTCCCGTGGCTACGCGGTGACCGGGAAGTTCGACCAGGACTGGGTGAACACCAGGCCGTCGCTGTCCGTCGGGGGTGCGCGGTGA
- a CDS encoding membrane protein produces the protein MPQSPADRRVVVTGPPRRAARPRPRGRDPRAPGAYRPRTEIAEQTTLGHTYVRSLMRSQLRAALTGCAVLVLLIGPLPLVFAAAPHAGRLQWLVLGFCLYAPLVLLAHWYVRRAERNERDFVRLVEDR, from the coding sequence GTGCCGCAGAGCCCCGCCGACCGCCGCGTCGTCGTCACCGGCCCGCCGCGTCGCGCCGCCCGGCCCCGCCCGCGCGGACGCGATCCGCGCGCCCCCGGCGCCTACCGCCCGCGCACCGAGATCGCCGAGCAGACCACCCTCGGCCACACCTACGTCCGCTCCCTGATGCGCAGCCAGCTGCGCGCCGCCCTCACCGGCTGCGCCGTTCTCGTCCTGCTGATCGGCCCGCTGCCGCTGGTCTTCGCGGCGGCACCGCACGCCGGCCGCCTCCAGTGGCTGGTGCTCGGCTTTTGCCTCTACGCCCCGCTCGTCCTGCTCGCCCACTGGTACGTCCGCCGCGCCGAACGCAACGAACGCGACTTCGTCCGCCTGGTCGAGGACCGCTGA
- a CDS encoding LytR/AlgR family response regulator transcription factor, translated as MLRALAVDDERPSLEELLYLLRADPRIGSAEGAGDATGALRRINRALESGPDGPEAIDVVFLDIQMPGLDGLDLARLLTGFARPPLVVFVTAHEDFAVQAFDLKAVDYVLKPVRKERLAEAVRRAADLRGTTPRIPVHEPDPDHIAVELGGVTRFVAVDDITHVEAQGDYARLHTGRGGSHLVRIPLSTLEDRWRSRGFVRIHRRHLVALRHIGELRLDAGTVSVLVGSEELQVSRRHARELRDLLMRRP; from the coding sequence ATGCTGCGCGCCCTGGCTGTCGACGACGAACGCCCCTCCCTCGAGGAACTGCTCTACCTCCTGCGCGCCGACCCCCGCATCGGCAGCGCCGAGGGCGCCGGCGACGCGACCGGGGCGCTGCGCCGGATCAACCGCGCCCTGGAGTCCGGCCCCGACGGCCCCGAGGCGATCGACGTGGTCTTCCTCGACATCCAGATGCCCGGCCTCGACGGACTCGACCTCGCGCGGCTGCTCACCGGCTTCGCCCGGCCCCCGCTGGTCGTCTTCGTCACCGCGCACGAGGACTTCGCCGTCCAGGCCTTCGACCTCAAGGCCGTCGACTACGTCCTCAAACCCGTCCGCAAGGAACGCCTCGCCGAAGCCGTGCGCCGCGCCGCCGACCTGCGCGGCACCACCCCCCGCATCCCCGTGCACGAACCCGACCCGGACCACATCGCCGTGGAGCTGGGCGGGGTCACCCGCTTCGTCGCCGTCGACGACATCACCCACGTCGAGGCACAGGGCGACTACGCCCGGCTGCACACCGGGCGGGGCGGCAGCCACCTGGTCCGCATCCCGCTGTCCACCCTGGAGGACCGCTGGCGCTCCCGCGGTTTCGTCCGCATCCACCGCCGCCACCTGGTCGCCCTGCGCCACATCGGCGAGCTCCGCCTCGACGCGGGCACCGTCAGCGTCCTCGTCGGCTCGGAGGAACTCCAGGTCAGCCGCCGCCACGCCCGTGAACTGCGGGACCTGCTGATGAGGAGGCCGTGA
- a CDS encoding class I SAM-dependent methyltransferase, producing the protein MTDATRRDDGHTAVKETGFITAVIRAMENDRPDAYLADPHAALLSTPRSRALAEEALAAGGTVGSVIVRGRFGDIALGEATAQGIGQVVCLAAGGDTRAWRLPFPPGTRFFEIDLPGQLEAKDALLAPVADRLTCRRVTLGEDLRDGTWPRRLKEAGYDGTKPAVWIVEGLLPYLEPEHFTRLLTRIGQMSGPGSVLLADAPHAAYFQDPANAAFLAFMRARGSAFRLGLEDFGGLLDRCGWQAEAYTLRELAAGRCPWVPAPPERLCPPRDHHWVARARLA; encoded by the coding sequence GTGACGGACGCGACCCGGCGCGACGACGGGCACACGGCCGTCAAGGAGACCGGTTTCATCACCGCCGTGATCAGGGCCATGGAGAACGACCGCCCCGACGCCTACCTGGCGGACCCCCACGCGGCGCTGCTCAGCACGCCACGGTCCCGGGCGCTCGCCGAGGAGGCGCTGGCCGCGGGCGGCACCGTCGGATCCGTGATCGTACGGGGCCGGTTCGGGGACATCGCGCTCGGTGAGGCGACGGCCCAGGGGATCGGCCAGGTGGTGTGTCTCGCGGCGGGCGGCGACACCCGGGCCTGGCGCCTTCCGTTCCCTCCCGGCACGCGGTTCTTCGAGATCGACCTGCCGGGTCAGCTGGAGGCCAAGGACGCGCTGCTCGCCCCCGTCGCGGACCGGCTCACCTGCCGCCGGGTCACCCTCGGCGAGGACCTGCGGGACGGCACCTGGCCGCGGCGGCTGAAAGAGGCCGGCTATGACGGGACGAAACCCGCGGTCTGGATCGTCGAAGGCCTGCTGCCCTACCTGGAGCCCGAGCACTTCACGCGGCTGCTCACGCGGATCGGGCAGATGTCGGGCCCCGGTTCGGTCCTGCTGGCCGACGCCCCGCACGCCGCCTACTTCCAGGATCCCGCGAACGCGGCCTTCCTGGCGTTCATGCGGGCCCGCGGTTCCGCCTTCCGGCTCGGCCTGGAGGACTTCGGCGGCCTCCTGGACCGGTGCGGCTGGCAGGCGGAGGCGTACACGCTGCGGGAACTCGCCGCGGGCCGCTGCCCCTGGGTGCCGGCGCCGCCCGAGCGGCTGTGCCCGCCCCGCGACCACCACTGGGTCGCCCGGGCCCGTCTCGCTTGA
- a CDS encoding Lrp/AsnC family transcriptional regulator, with the protein MNSRPAPFDDLDRKIVTALMANARTSFAEIGAAIGLSATAVKRRVDRLRETGVITGFTATVKPSALGWRTEAYVEVYCEGAAPPRRLAEVVRNHPEITAAMTVTGGADALLHVRARDVAHFEEVLERIRAEPFIRKTISVMVLSHLLPDSPEAGASHPAPDEPGDASGSGAADVRIT; encoded by the coding sequence ATGAACAGCAGGCCGGCACCCTTCGACGACCTCGACCGGAAGATCGTCACCGCGCTGATGGCGAACGCGCGGACCAGTTTCGCCGAGATCGGGGCGGCGATCGGGCTGTCGGCGACGGCGGTGAAGCGCCGGGTGGACCGGCTGCGGGAGACCGGGGTGATCACCGGGTTCACGGCGACGGTGAAGCCGTCGGCGCTGGGCTGGCGGACCGAGGCGTACGTCGAGGTGTACTGCGAGGGGGCGGCGCCGCCGCGGCGGCTGGCGGAGGTGGTGCGCAACCATCCGGAGATCACCGCGGCGATGACGGTGACCGGTGGGGCGGACGCGCTGCTGCACGTGCGGGCGCGGGACGTGGCGCACTTCGAGGAGGTGCTGGAGCGGATCCGGGCGGAGCCGTTCATCCGCAAGACGATCAGTGTGATGGTGCTGTCCCATCTGCTGCCGGACAGCCCGGAGGCGGGCGCCAGCCATCCGGCACCGGACGAGCCGGGGGACGCATCCGGGAGTGGCGCAGCGGACGTGCGTATCACCTGA
- a CDS encoding lysophospholipid acyltransferase family protein has translation MFYHLLKYVLLGPLLRLVFRPRIEGLEHVPASGPAIVAGNHLSFSDHFLMPAVLKRRITFLAKAEYFTGPGLKGRLTAAFFRSAGQIPVDRSGKDAGQAAIREGLGVLGRDELLGIYPEGTRSHDGRLYKGKVGVAVMALRAGVPVVPCAMIGTFEAQPPGRKLPRVRPVTIRFGEPLDFSRYAGMENEKAVLRAVTDEIMYAILSLSGQEYVDRYAADVKAAEAAAERRERPFRRLPLS, from the coding sequence TTGTTCTACCACCTGCTCAAGTACGTGCTGCTCGGGCCGCTGCTGCGGCTGGTCTTCCGCCCCCGGATCGAAGGGCTGGAGCATGTGCCCGCGTCGGGGCCGGCCATCGTCGCCGGGAATCACCTGTCGTTCTCGGACCACTTCCTGATGCCCGCGGTGCTCAAGCGGCGGATCACCTTCCTGGCGAAGGCGGAGTACTTCACGGGCCCCGGGCTGAAGGGGCGGCTCACCGCCGCGTTCTTCCGCAGCGCGGGGCAGATCCCGGTGGACCGCTCCGGGAAGGACGCGGGACAGGCGGCGATCCGGGAAGGGCTCGGGGTGCTGGGCAGGGACGAGCTGCTCGGGATCTACCCGGAGGGCACGAGGTCGCACGACGGGCGGCTGTACAAGGGGAAGGTCGGGGTCGCGGTGATGGCGCTGAGGGCCGGCGTGCCGGTCGTGCCGTGCGCGATGATCGGCACCTTCGAGGCCCAGCCGCCCGGCCGCAAGCTGCCCCGCGTCCGTCCGGTGACGATCCGCTTCGGCGAGCCGCTGGACTTCTCCCGGTACGCCGGGATGGAGAACGAGAAGGCGGTCCTGCGCGCGGTCACGGACGAGATCATGTACGCGATCCTGTCGCTGTCCGGGCAGGAGTACGTCGACCGGTACGCGGCGGACGTGAAGGCCGCGGAGGCCGCCGCGGAGCGCAGGGAGCGGCCCTTCCGGCGGCTGCCGCTGAGCTGA
- a CDS encoding sensor histidine kinase, whose amino-acid sequence MSGFLAGLCVAALPLLAAGFWLGRRTARTRAAGGLGSPVEHATFQTLHTASLAAPPLRAGLTEETARRSARRLRTLLGTDALCLTDDTRVLVWDGVGGHHRAEVLDRLTGPLATGRGEAFPLACDEPDCPLRWAVVAPLTVDDRVHGALVACAPRESAVLVRAAAEVARWVSVQLELADLDRSRTRLIEAEIKALRAQISPHFIFNSLAVIASFVRTDPERARELLLEFADFTRYSFRRHGDFTTLADELHAIDHYLALVRARFGDRLSVTLQIAPEVLPVTLPYLCLQPLVENAVKHGLEGKAGTCRIGITAQDAGAEALVVIEDDGAGMDPELLRRILAGEVSPSGGIGLSNVDDRLRQVYGDDHGLVIETAVGAGMKVTARLPKYQPGVHSAGRLGQE is encoded by the coding sequence GTGAGCGGCTTCCTCGCCGGGCTCTGCGTGGCCGCCCTGCCCCTGCTCGCCGCCGGCTTCTGGCTCGGCCGGCGCACCGCCCGCACCCGGGCCGCCGGCGGCCTCGGCAGCCCCGTGGAGCACGCCACCTTCCAGACCCTGCACACCGCCTCCCTGGCCGCGCCCCCGCTGCGGGCCGGGCTCACCGAGGAGACGGCCCGCAGATCCGCCCGCCGGCTGCGCACCCTGCTCGGCACGGACGCGCTGTGCCTCACCGACGACACCCGGGTGCTGGTCTGGGACGGCGTCGGCGGCCATCACCGCGCCGAGGTGCTGGACCGGCTCACGGGCCCGCTGGCCACCGGCCGCGGCGAGGCCTTCCCGCTCGCCTGCGACGAGCCGGACTGCCCGCTGCGCTGGGCCGTGGTCGCCCCGCTCACCGTCGACGACCGCGTCCACGGCGCCCTCGTCGCCTGCGCCCCGCGCGAGTCCGCCGTGCTCGTGCGGGCCGCCGCCGAGGTCGCTCGCTGGGTTTCCGTGCAGCTCGAACTCGCCGACCTGGACCGCTCCCGGACCCGGCTGATCGAGGCCGAGATCAAGGCACTGCGCGCCCAGATCTCCCCGCACTTCATCTTCAACTCGCTCGCGGTGATCGCCTCGTTCGTCCGCACCGACCCCGAACGCGCCCGCGAACTGCTCCTGGAGTTCGCCGATTTCACCCGCTACTCGTTCCGCCGGCATGGCGACTTCACCACCCTCGCCGACGAACTCCACGCCATCGACCACTACCTGGCCCTCGTCCGGGCCCGCTTCGGCGACCGGCTCTCCGTCACCCTCCAGATCGCCCCCGAGGTGCTGCCGGTGACCCTGCCGTACCTGTGCCTCCAGCCGCTGGTGGAGAACGCCGTCAAACACGGCCTGGAAGGCAAGGCCGGCACGTGCCGGATCGGCATCACCGCGCAGGACGCGGGCGCCGAGGCCCTGGTGGTCATCGAGGACGACGGCGCCGGAATGGACCCGGAGCTGCTGCGCCGCATCCTCGCCGGCGAGGTCAGCCCGTCCGGCGGGATCGGCCTGTCCAACGTCGACGACCGGCTCCGCCAGGTGTACGGCGACGACCACGGCCTGGTCATCGAGACCGCCGTGGGCGCGGGCATGAAGGTGACCGCCCGGCTGCCCAAGTACCAGCCGGGCGTGCACTCGGCGGGGCGCCTCGGCCAGGAGTAG